One window of Sphingomonas sp. KC8 genomic DNA carries:
- a CDS encoding Lrp/AsnC family transcriptional regulator, which translates to MAKRGGLTAFDIDSLDEKIIAALRDNGRIATRDLAQVVGVKEATVRAHLRRLEDNNIVRVVAMRDLSALGYDCVSAVGVQVRGRPAAAVAADLAKIEQVITVAVAIGAHDLEVQLVAHDLDSLDQLLTGVIAKIEGVDQVFPSVALKVMKYETEWAPF; encoded by the coding sequence ATGGCAAAGCGAGGGGGCCTGACGGCGTTCGACATAGACAGCCTGGACGAAAAGATCATCGCAGCGCTTCGCGACAACGGGCGGATTGCGACGCGCGATCTGGCCCAGGTCGTTGGCGTCAAGGAGGCGACGGTTCGCGCGCATCTGCGTCGGCTGGAAGACAATAATATCGTACGCGTCGTCGCGATGCGCGACCTTTCAGCTTTGGGCTATGATTGCGTGTCCGCGGTGGGCGTGCAGGTCAGGGGACGACCCGCAGCGGCAGTAGCCGCCGATCTGGCGAAGATCGAACAGGTCATCACCGTTGCGGTGGCGATCGGTGCGCATGACCTGGAAGTCCAGCTTGTCGCGCATGACCTGGATTCGCTGGATCAATTGCTGACCGGGGTGATCGCCAAGATCGAGGGGGTCGATCAGGTATTCCCGTCGGTTGCGCTCAAGGTGATGAAATATGAAACCGAATGGGCGCCGTTCTGA
- a CDS encoding oxidoreductase, with product MKNWLITGCSTGIGRAIADAALAAGDRVAVTARNPADIADFATRYPQTAITLQLDVSDQPRIEPAIIEAERHFGGIDILVNNAGYGYVASIEEGDLDQVRAMFETNFWGAINMVRAVLPGMRSRRYGHIINISSLAGRIANPATGYYSTSKFALEAMTSALAREVADFGIKATAVAAGQYRTDFSGRSLKAADGPIEDYADGVHARINLVKSVDGRQPGDPAKLAQAIIALTRMADPPVHLVMGPDAYAAIKGRMDEMLASMEQHKEMTVSTNFDG from the coding sequence ATGAAAAACTGGCTCATCACCGGCTGTTCGACCGGAATTGGCCGCGCTATCGCCGATGCCGCACTGGCCGCCGGTGATCGGGTAGCGGTTACCGCGCGAAACCCCGCCGATATCGCTGATTTCGCAACGCGCTATCCGCAGACCGCGATCACGCTGCAACTCGACGTGTCCGACCAGCCTAGGATTGAGCCTGCGATCATCGAGGCTGAACGACATTTCGGCGGGATCGATATTCTCGTTAACAACGCTGGCTATGGCTACGTCGCGTCGATCGAGGAAGGCGATCTCGATCAGGTGCGGGCCATGTTCGAAACAAACTTCTGGGGTGCGATCAATATGGTTCGCGCGGTGCTCCCCGGCATGCGCTCGCGTCGTTACGGCCACATCATCAATATCTCGTCGCTGGCCGGCCGCATCGCCAATCCTGCGACCGGCTATTACAGCACGAGCAAATTCGCCCTGGAAGCGATGACATCAGCGCTGGCGCGCGAAGTTGCGGATTTCGGAATCAAGGCGACGGCCGTCGCGGCCGGACAGTATCGCACGGACTTTTCCGGACGGTCCTTGAAAGCTGCCGATGGCCCCATCGAAGATTATGCCGATGGGGTTCATGCACGGATCAATCTGGTCAAATCGGTCGATGGCCGGCAACCCGGAGATCCGGCGAAGCTCGCGCAGGCCATCATTGCCCTGACGCGGATGGCGGATCCGCCCGTCCATCTTGTCATGGGTCCGGATGCTTATGCCGCGATCAAGGGGCGGATGGACGAAATGCTGGCATCGATGGAACAGCATAAGGAAATGACTGTTTCGACCAATTTCGACGGTTGA
- a CDS encoding helix-turn-helix transcriptional regulator, with translation MQQSGLGELEALFSVGDFRLEVLAQPGTGPFTRSHLLDFPAITYLPTGRREDPARGCFGEPESHRSFIPLGTAVLVPANVPMHIMSSGYADRQLLICKFEAELFEKLTGLSASASGDELAACIDVRDPSILSTLERLSIEVGRPAPAREMLVKGLGMVLLAELTRHFETVRERGVHRVGTLAPWQLKRIDQRLADESKPVPSVSELASLCGIGRRHLMRAFKATRGSTVMDHVERTLFARAARMLGETSIPVKSLAVSLGYERQGSFSAAFRRRFGETPRDYRARASASSSAR, from the coding sequence ATGCAGCAAAGCGGCCTCGGCGAACTGGAAGCATTGTTTAGCGTCGGCGATTTTCGGCTGGAGGTTCTCGCTCAGCCTGGCACGGGGCCGTTCACGCGTTCCCACCTCCTTGATTTTCCGGCAATCACCTATCTGCCAACCGGCCGGCGTGAAGATCCCGCACGGGGCTGTTTCGGCGAGCCGGAATCGCACCGTTCGTTCATTCCGCTGGGAACGGCGGTGCTGGTGCCGGCCAATGTGCCGATGCATATCATGTCCAGCGGTTATGCAGATCGACAGTTGCTGATCTGCAAGTTTGAGGCGGAGCTTTTCGAGAAACTGACCGGCCTCAGCGCCAGTGCATCGGGTGACGAACTGGCGGCGTGCATCGATGTGCGCGATCCTTCGATATTGTCGACCCTGGAACGCCTGTCGATCGAAGTTGGCCGGCCTGCACCAGCTCGCGAAATGCTTGTGAAAGGGCTTGGCATGGTGCTTCTTGCCGAACTTACGCGCCACTTTGAAACGGTGCGTGAGCGGGGTGTCCACCGTGTCGGAACGCTGGCTCCCTGGCAATTGAAGCGAATCGATCAGCGATTGGCCGATGAGAGCAAGCCCGTGCCAAGTGTTTCGGAACTCGCGTCCTTATGCGGCATTGGTCGTCGCCACCTTATGCGAGCCTTCAAGGCGACGCGAGGATCAACGGTGATGGACCATGTCGAGCGAACATTATTTGCGCGGGCTGCGCGGATGCTGGGGGAAACCAGTATTCCGGTGAAGTCACTCGCTGTTTCATTGGGATATGAACGACAGGGCAGCTTTTCAGCGGCCTTCCGGCGACGTTTTGGCGAGACACCGCGCGACTATCGGGCCAGGGCATCCGCATCATCGTCGGCGCGTTAG
- a CDS encoding MFS transporter, producing MTIETKDVRVGLKASDVGLIAMLAFVVMFEGFDVSLTSTVLPFVGKAYSVDAEGLGRSLSQIGLGAIAAWFLIRLSDRFGRRPILISSSVIFSLGSLLTILMPSIETYTVVQGFTRIALVSQIATAYLIVSETLPPHIRGRANGLLGACGSFGAALPALLLAGALDTALSWRSLFLVGAAPLLVLPFLWFYLKETPAYVAARAARAPRLSIAAEFKTLIAPALRGRFVVMSTLWFIVNFSAAVSTFFFTYYVLNERNWSATDIALIAPFGLISAFLGYLAVGFLMDLIGRRWAAILFFAANGALVMVCYSATDWYVIAACYVGIQAMLATWTICFTINSELFPTQVRAAANGWCHNLIGRWGMVGAPLLIGWLAKQTGSIADSCYWLALSSFVAIPLILLALPETRDSNLETETGGH from the coding sequence GTGACGATTGAAACGAAGGACGTACGCGTCGGGCTGAAGGCGTCCGATGTCGGATTGATCGCAATGCTTGCGTTCGTGGTGATGTTCGAGGGGTTCGACGTCAGCCTGACGAGCACGGTGTTGCCGTTCGTGGGCAAGGCTTATTCGGTTGATGCCGAAGGGCTGGGGCGATCGCTTTCGCAGATCGGGCTGGGTGCGATCGCGGCGTGGTTTCTGATACGCTTAAGTGATCGCTTTGGGCGTCGTCCGATCCTCATCTCATCTTCCGTGATATTTTCTCTCGGATCGCTGCTGACGATCCTTATGCCGTCGATCGAGACCTACACGGTGGTTCAGGGCTTCACGCGCATTGCGCTCGTGTCGCAGATCGCGACAGCCTATCTGATCGTTTCCGAAACCTTGCCGCCGCATATCAGAGGCAGGGCGAATGGGCTTTTAGGGGCCTGCGGCAGTTTCGGCGCGGCCTTGCCGGCCTTGCTGCTGGCCGGTGCGCTTGACACTGCGTTGTCATGGCGGTCGCTTTTTCTTGTCGGTGCGGCGCCGCTGCTCGTGCTGCCGTTCCTTTGGTTTTACCTCAAGGAAACGCCGGCATATGTCGCTGCGCGTGCGGCAAGGGCGCCGCGTCTGAGCATCGCGGCGGAATTCAAGACGCTGATCGCACCAGCGTTGCGTGGTCGGTTTGTGGTGATGAGCACGCTGTGGTTCATCGTCAATTTCAGCGCTGCGGTGTCCACCTTCTTCTTCACCTATTATGTATTGAACGAGCGCAACTGGTCAGCAACCGATATCGCGCTGATCGCGCCATTCGGGCTGATATCGGCCTTCCTGGGCTATCTGGCGGTCGGGTTTCTGATGGACCTGATTGGCAGGCGATGGGCTGCTATCCTGTTTTTCGCAGCAAACGGGGCACTCGTGATGGTCTGCTATTCCGCAACCGACTGGTACGTAATCGCTGCCTGCTATGTCGGCATTCAGGCGATGCTGGCCACATGGACGATCTGCTTTACGATTAATTCCGAGTTGTTCCCAACCCAGGTCCGCGCTGCGGCCAATGGCTGGTGCCACAATCTGATTGGTCGCTGGGGCATGGTGGGGGCGCCATTGCTGATCGGCTGGCTGGCCAAGCAGACGGGATCGATCGCCGACAGCTGCTACTGGCTGGCGCTGAGTTCTTTCGTGGCGATTCCGCTTATCCTGCTGGCCCTGCCCGAAACGCGGGATTCCAATCTGGAAACGGAAACCGGCGGCCACTGA
- a CDS encoding EthD domain-containing protein, which translates to MIKSIAFMPRRSDLGRAAFRDYYETRHTPLALRYFRFARYIRNHLADDQEPGFDCLSEFWHPDPAASAARIGAAVVETLRADERVFTDQSNIRAALAEEIPLLATQPDAQPVSADATILILHGTDRAALISAASQTARARSGQTTLDLLSPFDHRPIPCDALLILRGSEPFSFTPPSGWSISHRLPVLTEETPADILANSPEATT; encoded by the coding sequence ATGATCAAATCCATCGCCTTCATGCCGCGTCGTTCCGATCTCGGCCGTGCCGCGTTCCGGGATTATTATGAAACGCGGCATACGCCGCTGGCGCTGCGCTACTTCCGCTTCGCCCGCTATATCCGCAACCATCTCGCCGACGATCAGGAACCCGGCTTCGATTGTCTGTCCGAATTCTGGCACCCCGATCCTGCGGCGAGCGCGGCCAGGATTGGCGCGGCCGTGGTTGAAACCCTGCGCGCCGACGAACGCGTCTTTACCGACCAATCCAACATCCGCGCCGCCCTCGCCGAAGAAATACCCCTTCTCGCGACTCAACCTGACGCTCAACCGGTTTCCGCAGACGCCACGATCCTCATCCTCCACGGCACCGATCGCGCCGCCCTGATCAGCGCGGCCAGCCAAACCGCCAGGGCACGTTCAGGGCAAACGACGCTCGACCTGCTTTCGCCATTCGATCATCGCCCGATCCCGTGCGATGCTCTCCTCATCCTGCGCGGCAGCGAACCCTTCTCCTTCACCCCGCCATCGGGCTGGTCGATCAGCCACCGCCTTCCGGTTCTGACGGAAGAGACGCCCGCTGACATCCTGGCCAACTCACCGGAAGCCACGACCTGA
- a CDS encoding RrF2 family transcriptional regulator, which produces MLSQRTRYAIRALLHLGDRFGQGPVQLPEIAEAQNIPAKFLTVILSEMKRAGLVETLRGKEGGYWLARPPEDITYGEIVRLTRGSLALVPCAARLAYRPCENCVDEATCRLKAVMLSVRDETANILDRVSLSEKMDL; this is translated from the coding sequence GTGCTATCCCAACGGACCCGCTACGCAATTCGCGCCCTGCTCCATCTCGGTGATCGTTTCGGCCAAGGGCCGGTGCAATTGCCCGAGATTGCGGAGGCGCAGAATATTCCCGCCAAGTTCCTGACGGTGATTCTGTCGGAAATGAAGCGCGCCGGATTGGTGGAAACGTTGCGCGGCAAGGAAGGCGGCTACTGGCTCGCCCGGCCGCCCGAAGACATCACCTATGGCGAAATCGTGCGGCTGACGCGTGGCTCGCTAGCGCTGGTGCCCTGTGCCGCGCGGCTGGCTTATCGTCCGTGTGAAAATTGCGTCGATGAAGCGACCTGCCGGCTGAAAGCAGTGATGCTTTCGGTGCGCGATGAGACCGCGAATATCCTCGATCGCGTGTCCCTGTCCGAAAAGATGGATCTATAG